The Ornithinimicrobium faecis genome includes a window with the following:
- the glgX gene encoding glycogen debranching protein GlgX, giving the protein MPVPHRRPDVPPALGVTVHNGTADVSVLAAHADAVELCLFDEEGAERRVALSRNAYGIWWDVVEGVRPGQRYGFRVHGPWAPEQGHRHNPAKLLQDPYAGAIVGEVRWGPEVFGHAVDDGWNGDGAVRDDRDSAAYVPRSVVVDHRAFDWGEDRSPAHSWTESVIYEAHVRGLTMQHPGIPEEIRGTYAALGHPAVVEHLRGMGVTTLELLPIHAFTHEPHLVRGGLVNYWGYNTMGFFAPHADYAAASDPQGVVDELKGAIKALHAAGIEVILDVVYNHTCEQGNDSGATLSWRGLDNATYYRLDERGHDIDVTGCGNTVDLRQPLVAKMVLDSLRHWVTEFHIDGFRFDLAPALARGRDDAYDPDHAFHVALRTDPVLSRVMLIAEPWDVGVHGWRTGQFPPPFAEWNDRFRDTVRTFWLPDTARALHGETGHGGRELATRFAGSADLYAGGDRGPIASINFVTAHDGFTLADTTAYEQKHNEANLEDNRDGHGDNRSWNHGVEGGTDDPEILAARRRSVRNLLATNLLAAGVPMITAGDEFGRTQGGNNNAYCQDNEISWLDWASADLDLVATTTRLLELRRAHPALSPTEFQTFDAVPGRVRLRWFDTDGEVLTESQWNDPWLRSLAALLEAEEDAALVVLNGGLEEVTFALPEPGGWQLAWSSSWERPRDGERVGEALTMSPGALAVLTASVSPARTR; this is encoded by the coding sequence ATGCCCGTGCCGCACCGCCGCCCAGATGTGCCCCCTGCCCTCGGTGTCACCGTCCACAACGGCACGGCCGACGTGTCCGTCCTGGCGGCCCACGCCGACGCCGTGGAGCTGTGTCTCTTTGACGAGGAGGGGGCCGAGCGCCGCGTCGCGCTGTCCCGCAACGCCTATGGCATCTGGTGGGATGTCGTCGAGGGGGTGCGCCCCGGTCAGCGCTATGGCTTCCGCGTGCACGGGCCTTGGGCACCTGAGCAGGGGCACCGGCACAACCCCGCCAAACTGCTCCAGGATCCGTATGCCGGGGCGATCGTTGGCGAGGTCCGCTGGGGTCCGGAGGTGTTCGGCCACGCCGTCGATGACGGGTGGAACGGCGACGGTGCCGTGCGGGACGACCGGGACAGTGCGGCATACGTCCCTCGCTCGGTCGTGGTCGACCACCGCGCCTTCGACTGGGGCGAGGACCGCTCCCCTGCCCACTCGTGGACCGAGTCGGTGATCTATGAGGCGCACGTGCGCGGCCTGACGATGCAGCACCCCGGCATCCCCGAGGAGATCCGCGGCACCTATGCGGCCCTGGGGCACCCGGCCGTCGTCGAGCACCTGCGTGGGATGGGAGTCACCACGCTCGAGCTGCTGCCGATCCACGCGTTCACGCACGAGCCGCACCTGGTCCGCGGTGGGCTGGTCAACTACTGGGGCTACAACACGATGGGTTTCTTTGCGCCGCATGCGGATTATGCCGCGGCTTCGGACCCGCAGGGCGTGGTCGACGAGCTCAAGGGCGCGATCAAGGCCCTGCACGCCGCGGGCATCGAGGTGATCCTCGACGTCGTCTACAACCACACCTGTGAGCAGGGCAACGACTCCGGTGCGACGCTGTCCTGGAGGGGGCTGGACAACGCGACCTACTACCGCCTGGACGAGCGTGGGCACGACATCGACGTGACCGGCTGCGGCAACACCGTCGACCTGCGCCAGCCGCTGGTCGCCAAGATGGTGCTGGACTCGTTGCGGCACTGGGTGACTGAGTTCCACATCGATGGTTTCCGGTTCGATCTGGCCCCGGCGCTGGCCCGCGGCCGCGACGATGCCTATGACCCCGACCACGCCTTCCACGTGGCGCTGCGCACCGACCCCGTGCTGTCTCGGGTGATGCTCATTGCCGAGCCCTGGGACGTGGGCGTGCACGGCTGGCGCACCGGGCAGTTCCCGCCGCCCTTCGCCGAGTGGAACGACCGTTTCCGCGACACGGTGCGCACCTTCTGGCTGCCCGACACCGCCCGGGCACTGCACGGCGAGACCGGACACGGCGGTCGCGAGCTGGCGACCCGGTTCGCCGGGTCGGCCGACCTCTATGCCGGCGGCGATCGGGGACCGATCGCCTCGATCAACTTCGTCACCGCTCACGACGGGTTCACGCTGGCTGACACCACGGCATACGAGCAGAAGCACAACGAGGCCAACCTGGAGGACAACCGGGACGGCCACGGCGACAACCGCAGCTGGAACCACGGGGTTGAAGGGGGCACCGACGACCCCGAGATCCTGGCCGCGCGGCGCCGGTCGGTGCGCAACCTGCTGGCGACCAACCTGCTGGCCGCCGGGGTGCCGATGATCACTGCCGGCGACGAGTTCGGGCGCACGCAGGGCGGCAACAACAACGCCTACTGTCAGGACAACGAGATCAGCTGGCTCGACTGGGCCTCCGCCGACCTCGACCTGGTCGCGACGACCACCCGGCTGCTCGAGCTGCGCCGCGCGCACCCAGCGCTGAGCCCGACGGAGTTCCAGACCTTCGACGCGGTGCCTGGCCGGGTGCGGCTGCGCTGGTTCGACACCGACGGCGAGGTGCTGACCGAGTCCCAGTGGAACGACCCGTGGTTGCGGTCGCTGGCGGCACTCCTGGAGGCCGAGGAGGATGCCGCGCTGGTGGTGCTCAACGGAGGCCTGGAGGAAGTCACGTTCGCTCTGCCCGAGCCCGGGGGCTGGCAGCTGGCCTGGTCGAGCTCCTGGGAGCGACCGCGGGACGGTGAGCGCGTCGGCGAGGCGCTCACGATGTCCCCCGGCGCACTCGCCGTCCTCACTGCGAGCGTGTCTCCCGCTCGAACACGCTGA